gagccttaacgagccgaatactatggagctcaagcttggctcgtttactaaacgagcctaaaaattaagctcgagcttggctcgtttagaaatcgagtcgagctcggtcgagcttttatcgaatcGAACCTTGAATAGCTCACGAACGGTTTGGCTCATTTACACCCCTAGTTAGGACTGGCCGTTAGAGCTATGAAAATACAAGGAGCTCGAAAATGCTCAGAAACTTTGTCATGGTTGAAAAAATACACGGGAACCCATCAAACGGTAAGGAAGACTGTTAGGGCTataaaaagtcaaggaggtcgTTAGGGCTGAGAAAATGCTTGGAAGTTTGTAAGGCTAAAAAAATACATTGAAGCTCATCAGGGCTGTAAAAGGCCTCGTGGACTCAGCTCGTTTCCAAGTTCATGAGTAGGGTCTTAATCAATCACATTAAATAAGctgatattaatattttaagggAAAAAATTGTTcgtaaattattcaaaattaaatttgataaaaaaaccgACCAGCTTAAACTCGTTTGGTAAACGAATCAAACTTGAACTTATTAATACTTGATTTAAGTTCGAAATGAGTAAAATTTGAgttcgaaaaaattttaacaaatcaaaTTTAAACAGAAGAAATCTCATTTTTGCCCTTAAACTTTATGGCATGTCCAAATAAATCCAAAATCAAGTTTTGACTCAATTAATTCAAACTTTTTTGTTTAAGCTCAAATATGCcatttttgctttaaaaaatttttaaaaaatatatttttttaaaatttttattattaaaatattaattatatatatataaatatttaattatttatgaagtctaattaaaataaaaaataatacattcGGCGTAATTGTTAGCACAAAttcataaatcaaaagcaatataaatttaagaaattaaaatttcaaatcagATAATACATTCTAAGTTTTTCTACAAAATCAAGAAACCTCATCTAAATAAATACAAATCATACAAACccaaattgataaattttatataaatccaAATAAATGAAGAGTCAAAATAAAGTAAATCTAGATCGAATCCTCATATAGTTAAATTCGAAACACTaagaaaaacaaatataaatttataatccaTTCAATAAACCTAAAAAccctaaaagataaaaattaaattaataactttATAAGTATAAATCGCCAGTGTCATGtcactaatatatttttcattgaaCGATACTATGCAAATCATTATCACACAAACCAATcttgaaattaaatttagttGTCGTGATATGCAAAATTGATATTCGTTAGTGTTTTGTGTTTTGTTAAGATACGTAGCTTCCAAAATATGGGATAACTAacaaaataatcatataaaatttatactCACTTAACACGTCTTACGGATAATGAAAAGGACCGCTTAAcagaaaaataacttttttttatatagttgactctattttatatgaataaatatataaaaatttataaaaatttaacactatttattttttttataattttattaaatttatgtaaaaaatattaatattataagaatttatataatataagataacttaaaaaacaaaataatcacATCAAATTTATACACACTATTACCACATGTCTTAATTTGATGAAAAGGACCAATCATATTAAAAACGACCTTTTTACATGTGGTGCCCTCTTATCACTGGCGTTTCATGTCATAATTAAGAATTACCAATCAACGTTGAGAAGAAAACAAAGagcttcgttttttttttttttttttttgaaaaagtcTCCTATTATTATTAATGGGCCACCTCTCTTCAAAACAGTTAAAGAATATAATTATCCAGTGAAATGTCCATGGAATCATGGCGATGTGATGAATATATGtacatttattaaatattttaattataatgtaactttttttcatttaattttccatcattgttttaatttaattaattaataatttaatttgaatagtCTTTCACATATTTTATGaacatttttaattaaattatcaaattaagcCAAACtaaaatactttattttaaattataataataataataattacataaTTGAATGATAATTAAGAGTCAATACCATAAAAAAGcaattacttttaattaaatacataggttacaatatttattaacataaaataaaaatcaaatgatcATGTAacgaaataaatttaatataaaataaaattaaagaaaaaatttattaaaaatatttttatatatcaaataattaatttagttttaatatttttcactttaactaattttctgaattaatttttaatttaattaatgaattaagttgtaattttatttttttaatttaatatttttttatcaactaGTTTTTATTAGTATTACAAATAAAATCCATAAATTTAATTACCTTAACCTTGTGCATGTAAAGTTGAGGCCCTTGCCTAATAGAACTCCTCTGTCATTTTGTAGATAAGcagattttttaatttcaaatgatGTGATTAACAGATTTATTTCTCTCACTATGCTCAAATTATTCACTTATTCCACCAAGTGCAAACTTAGAATAACTTGTTATAAATATTGATGAACATAACTAAGGGTActacaaaaaaatataatttttaatgacaaaaagataacgattaatttaatttttttaaaaaatatatatatataataattaataatgtaatttattttaaatttcacgtaaaaaatagaatgaataaaatataatctaaaatcatattaattattattaataaaaaataaatttatcattattgttataattttaacgATCGATTATAGTATCGttctaattaatattaatgactgatgtataatatttttattaaaaatttctaatGACGGAATCTCTAATGACGATGGAATAAAATTATCACTAAATTTATCGTTAGAGATTTTTAacgattaatttttattatttaatgataGATTTTTTCACATtagtgaatattttttttataatttaagaaattaaaatggAAAAAGTGAAGCTTGTTGTGTAAATCTAAAGGAAAATGCTGAGTGATGTCAGATGATTTTTAACTTACACTTCAACAAGTATTATAATTAGcattacaaaattttaaagcGATATTAATTCTACTGTTAAATTAACTAATATAACAGCAAtatgaataaatattaattactatcaatgatatataaaaagatataataatcaaaaaattattgatattaataaaaaaaattcttttaacagtaatatttattgttgttattaataatattttagcagTAATCATAATTTTCttgtaaaatatttatgattataATTTTGTAACAATAGTgttatttataatagtaaattttatatttgtagCAGTAAAAATTTTCACTTTGAGTTTAGCATTTCTTGTAGTGCCAGTTATTTAAAGTCATTTGAAATcgtaaaattgaaattaagtaaaaataactaaataaataaatacaggaAATTAATATGTAAGAAATACCATAGATGTTGGTACAGTGCTTGAGATATGGTAAGGCTGTTAAGGGACCATCTAACTCTGGAGTCCCAGACTTTTGAGAAATCATTCTCTCCATTTCTGGGATATTTCCTGCAATAGCAGAGAATGTGGGGAGGGGGGACCTTTGATTCCTTGCTCTCTAATAAGCTTATTAGTTTTATAGCTCTCATGCTTCCACCACACAACATAACTAAACAAATAATGATGAAAAAACTccataaaataagaaaatcttCAAGGGAAAGAGGgaaaactatttatttttatattttaaaggattaaaaataattttttatttgattaaataaaattcacAAAAAGAACTAAAGAGTGATAAACCtttaacattatattaaaataataaattatttaacaaaATAAGTGACGTTTTAGAATAAGTTtcctattattaatttttttaaataatatttactaaTATCAACATAATTTAACTTCAATAATagcttaaatattttaaatttgttaaaattaGTTGCAGTAGTGTTAAAATCAAAGTTAGGATCATGCATGGTTCCAAATATTTACAtattatatcttttatttttataataatgtaaaataataatcatccaaattaaattatgagttgttaaaataagataaaattatatatgttcATTTGGAtaatgtagaaatataatattttgtttgttGTTATATTTCAGGatagagattacaacatatttatacatgagaccgtatctaaacagaaaggaaaatcaagcctataattatacaatccctaaaattaagcaattaacccatctattaatatttacttcctatattaacctATTTACTTCATACAACTTATAATACTCCCCTTTAAGTTGGAGTATAAATGTTAATAATGTCcaacttgttatatatataatcaacttgTCCCATACAACTTAGCAGACACCAAATTTGTGAATCAAACTTTTTCCAATAGTTGACGTATCCACAAAACTTCACAAACAGCTTTTGCCATGACTCGACATTCAGGTTCAGCACTAAAACGGGAGACCTCATTTTCTCAGCTTGGTAAAATgccttacacacatcataaatacggGAAATATTCCCTTCGCCGGAATATAGAAATTCTAAATACtctattaattctttaacaaatttAGAATGGATAATAAGACTAATCACCTCACTATGAATAGAATTTTGAATCTACAGAAACAAACGAGTATCATCCCTCATCCAATCTCTATGAGTTTCATCAGTAGAAGGATTCTTGGTAAGATGATCATTCATTTCAATATTTCGTAAATAAATACGGATATTCTTACTCCAATCCAAAAAATTAGATCTATTTAATTTGTATTCAGTGATTTTAGTCATTACAAGAATCACATTGGTTTTAACTTCAATTATAAAGACAACCAactcaaaacaatcaaaataaacaaagtaCCCGTGAACAGTAACCGATGAACAttactcgtgaacagtacccgatgaacagtactcgtgaataGTACTCGATGAACAGTAACAATACTCGTGAATAGTACTCTATGAATAGTAACAGTACTCGTGAATAGTACCCGATGAACAGTAACAGTACTCGTGAATAGTACTCTATGAACATtaacagtactcgtgaacagtacccgatgaaCAATTCCTGTGAACAATTCCCGTGAACAATGCTCGATGAATAGAgctctaagtctccaaatgttaccctttatggataacccaaatgaacagtgCTGAGTcttcaaatgttaccctttatgggtaacccaaatgaacagaacccTAAATCTCAAAATATTATCCTTTATTGGTAATCCAAATGAACGgagtcctaagtctccaaatgttacccttgatgagtaacccaaatgaacaagccctaagtctccaaatgttacccttttatgggtaacctaaataaataaaaccctaagtctccaaaagttaccctttatgggtaacccaaatgaataaaGCCCTACGCCTCCAAAAAACTTTAAATCTCTATTGGTGAGActttgataccatgtagaaatataatattttgtttgttGTTATATTTCAtgatagagattacaacctatttatatacgagacggtatctaaacaggaaggaaaatcaagcctataattatacaatccctaaaattaagcaactgacccatctatcaatatttacttcttatattaacatatttacttcctataacctataacagatTAAAATCGGTCCCTTatccttttctctttaaaaaaaaaatctttcttttctctctcaagATGGGTGGCAATTCACGAGCTGCTGCTAAGATTGCTATTAATGAGGGCAATATCATTTCTTGCGCTCCAGACAGTGGACAAAACATACCCTCTATGGTCAACGAAGTAGATCTCAATAATATGAACAATGAGAAATGTTTCAATACATCAAAAGGTTGCAAGCTACTCTCGAGCATTACAAAGCTTTGGGGAAGCATTATTTATGACTCCAGGGCAAGGAGGAAGCTTCCACTGATACCCTAAGAATTCGGATAGATGCAATCCAAGCGCAGTCCAAAGGAAAGGCCAAACTGAAGGATAAAGAGTCATcggatgagactccaaagaacATTGACTGGAAGCTTATTCGAGCCGTgcaaaggtaccagaaggagtaagagaaagactaggtacCAGAAGGAGTAAGAAGAATACTATAGTCTGGACAATGTTTCGCCCCTATTAGATTAGATCTTAGAAGAAATTTTCTTAACCAAGTTCAAACTGCCAAGTTTAGAGAAATAAGATGGAACATCAAATCTCAGAAGTCACATGAGAAAATCTCAGAAGTCACATGACAATCTTTAGGACGCCATACAGTTTCAAGTTATCAAAACTTCGTATTGTACCGAGTGTTTCTATTAACACGACTTTCGTATTATGCcgattaataaatttacaatatttattaacataaaataaaaatcaaatgatcCTGTaacgaattaaatttaatataaaataaaattaaagaaaaaatttgttaaaaatatttttatatatcaaataattaatttaatttaattttaataattttcactttaactaattttctgaattaattattgatttaattaatgaattaaattgtaattttattttttaatttaatattttataactacCTATTCATATTTTATAACTTATGTAATAATAATTACTCATTCTATTCCATAATTTTTCAACAtctttttattaatgaattaatttttattttattttctttttctctctcattaattttttttatttcacgtattataatattattgaattaattgaattattgtACATAACCGTTGTATTGTAAAATCACGTATTATAATTACCCATAAAGCAGTTTTTGTTtacaagaaattatttttaatactaaAGTACATGAACATATTGCATGAGAACTTATTACATGAAGCTCAACTTTCAAGCAAAGCACTCATATCTTTTGAATAAGGAGATTCACACCATGCTCAGGCTCCAAAAGCAGACCATAAGTAGGTGAGTGTCGATATTTAGGAGAGATAGTAAGTTTGAAATTAGAGAGTATGACAGCGAAAAACACTTTCAATTCTATTAAAGCCAAGTTCTGTCCAGGACACACTCGAGCTCCCAATCCAAAAGGTATATAGGCTTGTGAAGACTTGCAAGCTCCAGTAACTCCATTAGTGAACCTCTCAGGATTAAACACGTCTGCATCAGCTCCCCAATATTCAGGATTACGATGCAATGCTGGTAGCCATATCCAAATGTCCATTCCTTTTGGAACCTTCAACTCACCAAGCTTCACATTTTGCATTGCCTCTCTTGAAACCAATGTCACTCCTGGATAAAGCCTCAGAACCTCTTGGATCACCATTTTTAACTGCATGAAAAAtacaaaaatcaattaaaactaCGGATGCAGTGCAACTTCTCAATTTATATCTACTTATGTGAATGTATCTACCACTTTCATCTTGCTGAGCATATTGTAGTCTAGGAGCTGTTGTCCCTTACAAATCTCTAAAACTTCAAACCGAGCACGGTCTTGCCATTCAGGATGTGAAGCTAGTAACATGAAAGCCCAAATTGCTGCAACAGCAGGGGATTGGTACCCACCAAACATCATATTTTTGCAATTGTCAACTATGAACTCATCTTCTGTTAACTTTCCAAGCTCACCATTCTTGGAACCTTCAATGATAGCTTGTAATAAGTCCTGATGAGATGTAGATCCACTTCTCTCCTTAGCTATGTCCATTATCATTCCATGGATCTCTTTTGCTAATCTCCatgtttttcttttcctttctataGAAAAACTATAGAAATCAAAACTATTGATTGTATTGTTTTTGTACAATTTATTTGAAATGGGATGGTAGACACTCCGTCAAGAATTTTAACATTGAAACAGTATAATTGATATATCATCaggaatttaaattaatatcgtttaattaaaataaaattattgatattctATCAAGAGTTTTAACActaaaaaagaataatttatattccatcaagaatttaaataaatatcgtttgattaaaatgaaattcagaaagaataaaaaccaaaattttttataaaattctcaaaaattttcaaatctccaacagacaaaaaaaaatatttataataacaaaaatttctagtgaaaatttatgaaaaatttaaaaataattaaaatgcaaagtTAACTTTTAAATGATAGAATTTGGGTATGTGGCCTTTCATGGCATGTCagtcttgattttttttttttttaaagctatTACGAGTCTCCAACAAACATCATAAGTTAAACACATTTCTTTGTCACTTGAGTTCAGTCTAAATCTTCTATAAAATTTAAGTCTAATTACTCTGCCTCATgaattttagatattattaaatgtgaattttttaaaaacattaaattttagatattattaaattttttctgtatacattgaattttattaatttttttattaaatcgaatcgaattaaattaaaaaattaattttaaaaagtattaaaatcAAACCCAACCAAaccataaatatataaattcaaaAACAAGATAGGATTTGTAAAGCTATAgccataaataaattcaaaagcaaacaaaaaaagaaaaatgctaGCGAAATAAAAGGCTACAGTGCTCACCATGAGTTTGTTAGGAGGTGTTTTGATATTTTCGAGCCGTGTGGGGTCAACGTAAGACTTCCTGTGTTTGGATAGAATACCATCTCAATAATTTGACATGATGTGTTTAgctctgtaattttttttaaatttctatgaTCTACGTTTCTCCCTCATTTAATTCATGATATTCTATTATGACGATTGACAAAGACTTTCTTTTTGACGATTGACAAAGACTTTCTTTTTGACGATTGACGAAGGTAGGACGGACTGTCAAGTGAGCAAATGAAGTTTGCAAGGAGCTTACAAGGATTAGaaaaattttcagaaatttaCTAGGGCTAGAAAATGCACGGAATCTCAGTAGGGCTGGAAAAAGCCAAGGAGCTCATTAAAGCTAAAAAATGCTCAGAAACTTATCGAGACAAAAAAATGTCCGGAAGCTCAATATGGCTGGAAAAGGCCAAGGGCTCGTCAGGGCTAGAAAAATGTCTGGAAACTTGTCGGAGCTTGAAAATTCTCGGAAGCTCATTAGAGCTGGAAAAATACACGGAAACTCGTTAGGACTATTGAAGGTCAGAAAGGTCGTTAGGGCTATGTAAAAATAAGGAGCTCGAAAATGCTCAAAAACTTTGTCATGGTTGAAAAAATTCATGAGAACCCGTCAAACGGTAAGGAAGACTGTCAAGGCTATAAAAAGTCAAGGAGATCGTTAGGGCTGAGAAAATGCTTGGAAATTTGTCAAGGCTAAAAAAATACACGGAAGCTCATCAGGGCTGTAAAAGGACTCGTGGACTCAGCTCGTTTCCAAGTTCATGAGTAGGGTCTTAAACAATCACATTAAATAAgctgatattaatattataagagaaaaaattggtcgtaaattattcaaaattaaatttgataaaaaaaccaACCAGTTTAAATTCATTTGCTAAACGAATCAAACTTGAACTTATTAATACTCGGTTCAAGttcgaaatgaataaaatttgagttcaaaaaattttaacaaatcaaatttaaatagaaGAAATCTCATTTTTGCCCTTAAACTTTATGGCATGTCCAAATAAATCCAAAATCAAGTTTTGACTTGATTAATTCAAACTTTTTTGTTTAAGTTCAAATATGCCatttttgcttgaaaaaatttttaaaaaatatattttttttcaaaatttttattattaaaatattaattatgtcACACCCATTCTCTAATCTGCATATGATTCAAAAAACTGATAGAATTCCCCCTAATATTTATACATATGAATACATATAACCTGCTATAAGttgaaaatattaaacataTAAAAGAGGACTGATAGCGGGACTAGTcaattcataatatatataCAATAAACAAAATACATTCATCACTTGGATTTACAATCTATACATAATCTTCCAAATTTACAAAAAGAAGTGACAAGAGACTTAGGATTGGTCCGACCTCCTCTAGACTCTGAGTGGACGAGGTGGAAGGAAGGACAAAACTAGGAAGTGTAGATTTCTACGAGTAGATCACGAAAAATGATCTGAAATATTAAAAGTATGAGGGGTGAGTACAAAATACTCAGTGagcagataaataaataaaaaaggggAAAAGATAACGTTTAGGTACTTAATGGAACcaaatatttagctaaaataagtcagctgaataaatacaatttaattcaattaatacaAATAAACTGTGAAAAATAGAATTCGCATACACTCATAATATGTTCCTTGTAGATAATGTTGGCATCTCAGGTGTGATAAAATAAAGACGGCCTGAGAGCAATGCTGGCATCTTAGGCTCTATGATGACAATTTTAGCCCAAGAGTTAATAAAATACtggtcatacacatgtgcagaGTTACCCCAAAGGGTAACCACCTGACATACGCCTCAAAGGCTGTCTGCATATCAAGCGCTGTCTCAAagacagtataaatatatattatgctgaaaataaatcactTGTCATCAAGGTGTTATCTATTCGGTGCATATACAAAGTGTAATaggctatttattcagctgtgctttaaattcaattttcattcattcaataaatataaattatcgtTATCATTTTCCAacttaaataaacaaaataacatatatgaatatatatatatatatatatatatttaagaaaagtattaatgtt
This sequence is a window from Manihot esculenta cultivar AM560-2 chromosome 4, M.esculenta_v8, whole genome shotgun sequence. Protein-coding genes within it:
- the LOC122723513 gene encoding cytochrome P450 714C2-like → MIMDIAKERSGSTSHQDLLQAIIEGSKNGELGKLTEDEFIVDNCKNMMFGGYQSPAVAAIWAFMLLASHPEWQDRARFEVLEICKGQQLLDYNMLSKMKVLKMVIQEVLRLYPGVTLVSREAMQNVKLGELKVPKGMDIWIWLPALHRNPEYWGADADVFNPERFTNGVTGACKSSQAYIPFGLGARVCPGQNLALIELKVFFAVILSNFKLTISPKYRHSPTYGLLLEPEHGVNLLIQKI